The following proteins come from a genomic window of Lolium rigidum isolate FL_2022 chromosome 5, APGP_CSIRO_Lrig_0.1, whole genome shotgun sequence:
- the LOC124656199 gene encoding sodium/hydrogen exchanger 6-like — translation METAAFSAAAPHPGAGLGLGGGGAVDEQQAAGVGILLQISMLVLSFVLGHLLRRRKFYYLPEASASLLIGMIVGGFANISNTQKSTRRWFNFREDFFLLFLLPPIIFQSGFNLAPKPFFSNFGAIITFAILGTFIASIVTGLLVYLAGLLYIIYRLPLVECMMFGALVSATDPVTVLSIFQELGTDVNLYALVFGESVLNDAVAISLYRTMASMRTNSPDQNFVVVILRFLENFVGSMSSGIGVGLISALLFKYAELGVENLHNLESCLFVLFPYFSYMLAEGLGLSGIVSILFTGIVMKRYTFYNLSEDSQRFTARFFHLLSSLAEAFIFIYMGFDIAMERQSWSHIGFIFFSIVFILVARAANVFSCAYILNLARPPHSQIPRQYQVALWYSGLRGAMAFALALQSVHDLPEGHGETIFTATTSIVVLTVLLIGGSTGTMLESLQVVGDSNRYRHPYEENFDGSNAGYEEGTSTPSKFQLKLRELRRSTSSFALLDRNYLTPIFTSQHEDDDDDDDDDVDDDSGKRHVLGFHSFS, via the exons ATGGAGACGGCGGCGTtctccgcggcggcgccgcatccgggcgcggggctgggcctgggcggcggcggggcggtggACGAGCAGCAGGCGGCGGGGGTCGGGATCCTGCTGCAGATATCCATGCTCGTGCTCTCCTTCGTGCTCGGccaccttctccgccgccgcaagTTCTACTACCTGCCCGAGGCCAGCGCGTCCCTCCTCATCG GGATGATTGTTGGAGGATTTGCTAACATATCAAACACGCAGAAAAGTACTAG GAGATGGTTCAATTTTCGGGAGGACTTCTTCCTTCTCTTTTTACTTCCTCCAATTATATT TCAGTCGGGATTTAACTTAGCACCA AAACCATTTTTTTCAAACTTTGGTGCTATCATAACTTTCGCAATCCTGGGAACCTTCATTGCTTCCATAGTTACGGGGCTTCTCGT CTATCTTGCTGGGTTACTATATATCATCTATAGGTTGCCTCTGGTTGAATGTATGATGTTTGGTGCTCTTGTGTCAGCAACAGATCCTGTAACTGTGCTGTCTATATTTCAG GAACTCGGCACCGATGTGAACCTCTATGCTCTTGTTTTTGGAGAATCTGTTCTAAATGATGCT GTGGCTATATCCTTGTACAG GACCATGGCATCTATGAGGACGAATTCTCCCGATCAGAATTTTGTCGTAGTCATCTTGAGGTTTCTTGAGAACTTTGTTGGTTCAATGTCATCAG GAATCGGAGTTGGGCTTATCTCTGCTCTC CTCTTCAAGTACGCAGAACTTGGTGTCGAGAA CCTTCATAATCTGGAGAGTTGCTTGTTTGTGCTTTTCCCTTACTTCTC GTACATGTTAGCTGAAGGCCTTGGCTTGTCTGGCATTGTTTCTATTCTCTTTACCGGGATT GTAATGAAGAGATATACATTCTATAACTTATCAGAAGATTCTCAGCGTTTTACCGCTCGTTTTTTCCATTTGCTTTCATCACTAGCAGAAGCATTCAT ATTCATATACATGGGGTTCGATATTGCAATGGAACGTCAAAGCTGGTCTCATATTGGATTCATATTTTTCTCAATT GTATTCATATTAGTTGCAAG GGCTGCAAATGTCTTCTCTTGTGCATACATATTAAATTTGGCACGACCACCTCATTCCCAAATACCTAGGCAATATCAGGTGGCCCTCTGGTATAGTG GACTCAGAGGAGCTATGGCGTTTGCCCTTGCTCTTCAGTCAGTTCATGATCTTCCTGAAGGACACGGCGAGACAATTTTCACCGCTACCACATCTATTGTCGTTCTCACT GTACTTTTGATTGGAGGCTCAACTGGAACAATGCTTGAATCCCTACAAGTAGTTGGGGACAGTAACCGTTATCGACATCCGTATGAG GAGAACTTCGATGGGAGCAATGCTGGTTATGAGGAAGGAACATCTACTCCGAGCAAATTTCAACTGAAACTCAGAGAACTTCGGAGAAG CACTTCCTCTTTTGCTTTATTGGACAGGAACTATCTCACTCCCATTTTTACCTCTCaacatgaggatgatgatgatgacgacgacgacgatgttgatgatgattctGGTAAGAGACATGTCCTTGGTTTTCATTCCTTTTCGTAA